Proteins found in one Zea mays cultivar B73 chromosome 1, Zm-B73-REFERENCE-NAM-5.0, whole genome shotgun sequence genomic segment:
- the LOC103643737 gene encoding LOB domain-containing protein 36: MSSSNSPCAACKLLRRKCTQGCVFAPYFPPDNPGKFASVHRVFGASNVSKLLNDLDQLQREDAVNSLAYEADARIRDPVYGCVAYISVLQMKIKRVRDEIANARKELAAYIGTAAFAPYVATPQYHHHQYAAGAVPLAVGVGPQHGHPHHQQQQIMVHQHLHHQQQMAAAAEVQQQLAVAVEVAREQDLMMRQAAVYAHAVPSGGPTVAVVPPDALPYEGGFLFQQQPPPSQAQTAVALTYQMEQSPPSSSSGQSHPEVSQQHNTDGSDEGSGGGGVVPPA, encoded by the coding sequence ATGTCTTCGTCTAACTCGCCCTGTGCCGCGTGTAAGCTGCTGCGCCGCAAGTGCACGCAGGGATGCGTGTTCGCGCCCTACTTCCCGCCCGACAATCCGGGCAAGTTCGCGAGCGTGCACCGCGTCTTCGGCGCCAGCAACGTCTCGAAGCTCCTCAACGACCTGGACCAGCTGCAGCGGGAGGACGCCGTAAACTCCCTGGCGTACGAGGCCGACGCGCGCATCCGCGACCCCGTCTATGGCTGCGTGGCCTACATCTCCGTGCTGCAGATGAAGATCAAACGGGTCCGCGACGAGATCGCCAACGCGCGCAAGGAGCTGGCGGCTTACATTGGGACCGCGGCCTTTGCGCCTTACGTCGCCACGCCGCAGTACCACCACCATCAGTACGCGGCAGGCGCCGTGCCTCTCGCCGTCGGCGTCGGGCCGCAGCACGGTCACCCGCACCACCAGCAGCAACAGATCATGGTGCACCAGCACCTCCACCACCAGCAGCAGATGGCAGCGGCTGCCGAGGTGCAGCAGCAGCTCGCTGTGGCCGTGGAGGTCGCGCGAGAGCAGGATCTCATGATGCGGCAGGCCGCGGTATACGCGCACGCCGTGCCCAGCGGCGGCCCCACGGTCGCCGTTGTGCCGCCCGACGCGCTGCCGTACGAGGGCGGCTTCCTCTTCCAGCAGCAGCCGCCCCCTTCGCAGGCGCAGACCGCCGTGGCGCTCACGTACCAGATGGAGCAGTCCCCGCCGTCGTCGTCCTCGGGCCAGTCTCACCCCGAGGTGTCGCAGCAGCACAATACGGATGGCAGCGACGAGGGCAGCGGTGGCGGTGGTGTCGTGCCGCCGGCCTGA